From a region of the Nonlabens dokdonensis DSW-6 genome:
- a CDS encoding response regulator, which translates to MNNNLIKNACVIDDDKLYVSLVQMLITKNKIPVELLIFENGKLAFDYFQSELKKDNPKVPEVILLDLNMPVMDGWEFLEVIEPYMPAMNTKLNVVSSTINPAEVKKVKKLDFVHSFMTKPINKEAILTAFSKE; encoded by the coding sequence ATGAACAACAACTTGATTAAGAACGCCTGTGTGATTGATGATGATAAGCTATACGTGAGTCTTGTCCAAATGCTTATTACTAAAAATAAAATTCCAGTAGAGTTATTAATTTTTGAAAATGGTAAGCTAGCATTTGATTATTTTCAATCAGAATTAAAAAAAGATAATCCTAAAGTACCAGAAGTTATACTATTAGACCTAAACATGCCTGTAATGGATGGTTGGGAATTTCTAGAAGTTATTGAGCCTTATATGCCTGCTATGAATACAAAGCTAAATGTTGTAAGCTCTACAATCAATCCAGCAGAGGTGAAAAAGGTTAAGAAATTAGATTTTGTACATTCCTTCATGACAAAACCTATCAACAAAGAGGCAATTCTTACAGCCTTTTCTAAGGAATAA
- a CDS encoding sensor histidine kinase: MKITPKENLQLQLQDKDFFLQETARTTQTGSYSYNVQTGLCYMDAIGRKVLNLPDNYKLTARSSLNLFVHPRETINRFYNFINGANFESDLELQDYNGNKLWVRISAKLVKDEESQEIVGIRGVFVSIDRFIKQGKELEKKAQVIESQNDRLIHFAHIISHNLRSHSSNLELTLEAFSNEINDSGNTVFKSYLTEISSSLNQTLEHLNEVVTINTQHRNKEIVDIREVFESVISDNEQLVSSVDCSINYNFARLPRINYVPSFLSSILNNLLSNSIRYREPSRPLVINVTSKRKGNKELLIFEDNGIGIDLIKNGDKIFNMYRTFHTNKDARGVGLFLAKNQVESLEGDIFVKSTLGEGSRFTIRF; this comes from the coding sequence ATGAAAATAACCCCAAAAGAAAACTTGCAGCTTCAACTGCAGGACAAAGACTTTTTCTTACAAGAAACTGCTAGAACAACTCAAACAGGTTCCTACAGCTATAACGTACAAACAGGTCTTTGCTACATGGATGCTATAGGTAGAAAGGTGCTCAACCTTCCAGATAATTATAAGCTTACAGCTAGATCATCTTTAAACTTATTTGTTCATCCTCGTGAGACCATTAATAGATTCTATAACTTCATTAACGGTGCAAATTTTGAAAGTGATTTAGAATTACAAGATTATAATGGCAATAAACTTTGGGTAAGGATCTCTGCTAAGCTAGTCAAGGATGAGGAGAGTCAGGAGATAGTAGGAATAAGAGGTGTGTTCGTAAGCATAGATCGTTTTATCAAACAAGGAAAAGAATTAGAAAAGAAAGCTCAAGTAATTGAATCACAAAATGATCGATTGATACATTTTGCTCATATCATTTCTCACAATTTAAGGTCGCACAGTAGCAATCTTGAACTTACTCTAGAGGCTTTTTCAAACGAAATAAACGATTCAGGCAACACGGTATTTAAAAGCTACCTAACAGAGATTTCTTCGAGTTTAAATCAAACTTTAGAGCACCTTAATGAGGTGGTGACTATAAATACTCAGCATAGAAATAAAGAGATTGTCGATATAAGAGAGGTTTTTGAATCTGTTATAAGTGATAATGAACAGTTGGTTAGTTCAGTAGATTGTTCTATTAACTATAATTTTGCTAGGTTACCACGCATCAATTATGTGCCATCCTTTTTAAGTAGTATTTTGAACAACTTACTGTCTAATTCCATTCGGTATAGAGAGCCGTCCAGACCTCTCGTAATTAATGTTACTTCTAAACGCAAAGGGAATAAAGAGCTTTTGATTTTTGAAGATAATGGTATCGGAATTGACCTTATTAAAAACGGCGATAAAATATTCAATATGTACCGTACTTTTCATACAAATAAAGATGCGAGAGGAGTAGGCTTATTTTTGGCAAAAAACCAAGTAGAGTCATTAGAAGGTGATATTTTTGTAAAAAGTACTTTAGGAGAAGGAAGTCGCTTTACAATTAGATTCTAG
- a CDS encoding 5-formyltetrahydrofolate cyclo-ligase: MKPKAVLRKEFLQLRSTLTEEEIETFSHQIANHSLKLDIWDKSTYHIFLPIRKKNEVNTEFVLHILQGKDKNIVVSKSNFEDGSMFHYLLTDQTILKENEYGIPEPDEHSIEIKESKIDVVFVPLLAADRLGNRLGYGKGFYDRFLSNCKPDVIKIGLSFFEPTSFIIEHDEHDVKLDFLIHTKGVVSF; encoded by the coding sequence ATGAAGCCTAAGGCAGTACTTAGAAAAGAGTTTTTACAACTGAGAAGTACTCTGACTGAAGAAGAAATAGAGACTTTTAGTCATCAAATTGCAAACCATTCTTTAAAATTAGACATCTGGGATAAGTCTACCTATCATATCTTTTTACCTATAAGGAAAAAGAATGAAGTAAATACAGAATTTGTATTGCACATATTGCAAGGTAAAGACAAAAACATAGTGGTTTCTAAGTCAAATTTTGAAGATGGTTCCATGTTTCATTATTTACTTACAGATCAAACAATCCTTAAAGAAAACGAGTACGGCATTCCAGAACCAGATGAACATAGTATTGAGATCAAAGAATCTAAAATAGATGTAGTATTTGTTCCTTTGCTTGCTGCAGATCGATTGGGCAATCGTTTAGGTTATGGAAAAGGCTTTTACGATAGGTTTTTAAGTAATTGCAAACCTGATGTAATTAAAATTGGACTTTCTTTTTTTGAACCCACATCTTTTATAATAGAACATGATGAGCATGATGTTAAATTAGACTTTCTCATCCATACAAAAGGTGTTGTTTCTTTTTAA
- a CDS encoding succinylglutamate desuccinylase/aspartoacylase family protein — protein sequence MLRKLKIFDTIIEPGKNYKLNFNMAKLYTSTSVEVPVIISRSKKAGPVVLITGGIHGDEINGIEVVRQLISKKINKPKIGTIIAIPVLNIFGFLSGTREFPDGRDLNRVFPGVKSGSLASRFAYQISQEILPHVDLVLDFHTGGAQRFNAPHIRISQLEIESWNLAKIFNAPFLMHGKNVKKTFRATCSDLGKPYLLFEGGMSNRSDKNVVATAVNGAIRVLDHLKMLPDQIKVPQITEESVIITDSKWVRAKYSGLLHPKVAYGKKVEKNEFIATITDPYGELRYKVKSPHAGYVLNVNYSPLVYQGDAIFHISRNEA from the coding sequence ATGCTTAGAAAGCTGAAAATATTTGATACGATAATTGAGCCTGGCAAAAACTATAAGCTCAATTTCAATATGGCTAAACTCTACACGTCTACAAGTGTTGAGGTGCCTGTTATTATTTCTAGGAGTAAAAAGGCTGGTCCAGTTGTTTTAATTACCGGTGGAATTCATGGGGATGAAATAAATGGTATTGAAGTAGTTAGACAGCTCATATCTAAAAAAATAAATAAGCCTAAAATAGGAACGATAATAGCTATTCCAGTTTTAAATATTTTTGGTTTTTTAAGTGGGACAAGAGAGTTTCCTGATGGCAGAGATCTAAATAGAGTATTTCCAGGTGTAAAATCTGGATCGCTGGCTAGTAGGTTTGCGTATCAAATTTCTCAGGAAATACTTCCGCATGTAGATTTAGTTTTAGATTTTCATACTGGTGGCGCACAACGATTCAATGCACCTCACATAAGAATCTCACAGTTAGAAATAGAATCGTGGAACCTTGCAAAAATCTTTAATGCTCCTTTCTTAATGCATGGTAAAAATGTCAAGAAAACCTTTAGAGCGACATGCTCAGACCTAGGCAAACCATACCTTTTATTTGAAGGAGGAATGTCTAACAGAAGTGATAAGAATGTTGTGGCTACTGCCGTAAATGGCGCTATTAGAGTTTTAGATCATTTAAAGATGTTACCAGATCAAATAAAAGTTCCTCAAATTACTGAAGAGTCTGTAATCATTACTGATTCTAAATGGGTAAGAGCAAAATATTCTGGCTTACTTCACCCTAAAGTTGCTTATGGTAAAAAGGTCGAAAAAAACGAATTTATAGCTACTATTACAGATCCGTATGGTGAATTGCGATACAAGGTAAAATCTCCACACGCTGGTTATGTACTTAATGTCAATTATAGTCCGCTGGTATATCAAGGCGACGCTATCTTCCATATCTCAAGAAATGAAGCCTAA
- the rimK gene encoding 30S ribosomal protein S6--L-glutamate ligase has product MKINILSRSTSLYSTRRLLEEAKKAGHTAQAINVLYCDIKLEKQKPTVYYHGERLVTPDAIIPRIGSSITFYGTAIVRQFEMMSCFTTVSSTALVRSRDKLQSLQLLSRSGVDMPKTVFTNFGEHTDDICKLVDGPPVVIKVLEGTQGIGVNLAETIEAADVIIDANNELKTRVIIQEFIKEAGGADLRAFVVGNKVVGAMKRQAQEGEFRSNLHRGGTAKNIVLTKREEDTALSAAKSLGLGVCGVDLLQSSRGPLVLEVNSSPGLEGIETATGKNIAGEIIKYIEKGVHA; this is encoded by the coding sequence ATGAAAATTAATATATTATCGCGCAGTACTAGCTTATACAGTACACGAAGACTTCTTGAGGAAGCAAAAAAAGCTGGGCATACCGCTCAGGCAATTAATGTTTTATATTGTGATATAAAATTAGAAAAGCAAAAACCTACTGTTTATTATCACGGTGAGCGACTGGTCACTCCAGATGCTATTATCCCTCGTATAGGTTCCAGTATTACCTTTTACGGTACTGCAATTGTACGACAGTTTGAAATGATGAGTTGTTTCACAACAGTAAGTTCTACAGCCTTAGTAAGAAGTAGGGATAAATTGCAAAGTTTGCAATTGCTATCTAGAAGCGGTGTAGACATGCCTAAAACCGTTTTTACAAATTTTGGAGAGCATACTGACGACATTTGCAAACTTGTTGATGGGCCACCAGTAGTAATAAAAGTTCTTGAAGGAACACAAGGTATAGGTGTTAATCTAGCAGAAACTATTGAAGCGGCAGATGTAATCATTGATGCAAATAATGAGCTGAAAACGCGAGTTATTATTCAAGAGTTTATAAAAGAGGCCGGTGGTGCAGACTTAAGAGCTTTTGTCGTAGGTAATAAAGTGGTAGGAGCTATGAAGAGACAAGCTCAGGAAGGAGAATTTAGATCTAACCTGCATCGTGGTGGTACGGCAAAAAATATTGTACTTACTAAACGAGAGGAAGATACTGCGCTGAGTGCGGCAAAATCTTTAGGATTAGGAGTTTGTGGGGTAGATTTATTGCAAAGTAGTCGAGGCCCGCTAGTTCTAGAAGTAAACAGTTCACCAGGTCTAGAAGGAATTGAAACTGCAACTGGTAAAAATATCGCAGGTGAAATTATCAAATACATTGAAAAAGGAGTTCATGCTTAG
- a CDS encoding ATP-dependent zinc protease family protein, whose protein sequence is MTSHKTLIGRTDRADFPKLEIQGIDIKIDTGAYTSSIHCKDIEETDGVLFATLLDEEHEQYHGKRLSFEEYKITSVRSSNGSVDMRYEVQGNIRLFNKLYKISLTLNNREKMKYPVLIGRKFLSSKFIVDPELQDVSYLQSQNEN, encoded by the coding sequence TTGACAAGTCATAAAACTTTAATAGGTCGCACAGATCGTGCAGATTTCCCTAAATTAGAAATTCAAGGCATAGATATTAAAATCGATACAGGTGCTTATACGAGTAGTATACACTGTAAAGATATTGAAGAAACTGATGGTGTCTTATTTGCCACTTTACTAGACGAAGAGCATGAACAGTACCATGGTAAACGCCTAAGCTTTGAAGAATACAAAATTACAAGCGTGCGTAGTAGTAATGGAAGCGTAGATATGCGCTACGAAGTTCAAGGAAATATAAGGTTATTTAACAAGCTATATAAAATCTCCTTAACTTTAAACAATCGCGAGAAAATGAAGTATCCAGTCCTTATAGGGCGCAAATTTCTTTCTTCTAAATTTATCGTAGATCCAGAATTACAAGACGTATCTTATTTACAATCACAAAATGAAAATTAA
- a CDS encoding C40 family peptidase translates to MKNILHIATAEIGVKEKPGKGSNPQILKYAKDAGFDNYTEDDTAWCSLFMNWVAKEASLESTDSLLARSWLNVGNTSNDPEPGDVVVFWRNSPNSWQGHVGIYMGFSIDGDRVYVLGGNQGNQVSITAYSANQILGFRRLRKKETTTFSKKNIKRGDSGNEVVMLQDALKQMGYDCGTSDGIFGPKTESALKQFQSTDRSMEINGVFDKATREHLTTLINR, encoded by the coding sequence ATGAAAAATATTCTCCATATTGCCACAGCCGAAATAGGTGTGAAAGAAAAGCCAGGAAAAGGTTCAAATCCACAAATTCTTAAATATGCAAAAGATGCAGGCTTTGATAATTATACTGAAGACGATACGGCCTGGTGTAGTTTATTTATGAATTGGGTAGCAAAAGAAGCATCTTTAGAAAGTACTGATAGTTTACTAGCGCGATCTTGGCTCAATGTAGGCAACACCAGCAACGATCCAGAACCTGGAGATGTAGTCGTATTTTGGCGCAACTCTCCTAACTCCTGGCAAGGCCATGTAGGGATTTATATGGGATTCTCCATAGATGGTGACCGTGTGTATGTTTTAGGAGGAAATCAAGGAAATCAGGTTTCCATAACGGCCTATTCTGCAAATCAAATCTTAGGGTTTAGACGTTTGCGTAAAAAAGAAACAACAACTTTTTCAAAAAAGAATATCAAACGTGGCGATTCAGGAAACGAAGTTGTTATGTTGCAGGATGCGCTTAAACAGATGGGATATGATTGTGGTACATCTGACGGTATTTTTGGACCTAAAACTGAATCTGCTTTAAAGCAATTTCAAAGCACCGATCGCAGTATGGAAATAAATGGTGTATTTGATAAAGCTACGAGAGAGCATTTAACCACACTTATAAATAGATAG